The Sphingobacterium bambusae genome includes a window with the following:
- a CDS encoding pyruvate dehydrogenase complex E1 component subunit beta, translated as MREIQFREALREAMNEEMRKDDKIFLMGEEVAEYNGAYKVSQGMLEEFGAKRIIDTPIAELGFAGIGVGAAMNGLRPIIEFMTFNFSLVAIDQVINAAAKIRQMSGGQFSCPIVFRGPTGNAGQLAAQHSQNFENWYANTPGLKVVVPSNPYDAKGLLKSSIIDPDPVIFMESEVMYGDKGPVPEEEYYLPIGKANVIKEGTDVTIVSFGKMIPRVVLPAVEELTKEGINVELIDLRSVRPIDFPAIIESVKKTNRLVVVEEAWPLASISSEVAFRVQKDAFDYLDAPVIRVTSADVPLGYAPTLVEATLPSVAKVVKAVKEVSYLKK; from the coding sequence ATGAGAGAAATACAATTCAGAGAAGCACTTCGTGAAGCAATGAACGAAGAAATGCGTAAAGATGATAAAATATTCTTGATGGGCGAGGAAGTCGCCGAATACAATGGTGCATACAAAGTAAGCCAAGGCATGTTGGAAGAATTTGGTGCAAAACGTATCATCGACACACCTATCGCCGAACTAGGGTTCGCTGGTATCGGTGTTGGTGCTGCCATGAACGGTTTACGTCCAATTATCGAATTCATGACCTTCAACTTCTCTTTGGTTGCGATTGACCAAGTGATCAATGCTGCGGCAAAGATTCGTCAAATGAGCGGCGGTCAGTTCTCTTGCCCAATTGTTTTCCGTGGACCTACAGGTAACGCCGGACAATTGGCTGCTCAGCACTCTCAGAACTTTGAAAATTGGTATGCAAATACTCCCGGTTTGAAAGTCGTTGTACCATCAAACCCTTACGATGCTAAAGGTTTATTAAAGTCCTCCATCATTGATCCAGATCCGGTTATCTTTATGGAGTCTGAAGTGATGTATGGTGATAAAGGCCCTGTTCCTGAAGAAGAATACTACCTTCCTATCGGAAAAGCCAACGTCATCAAAGAAGGTACGGATGTAACCATCGTGTCTTTCGGAAAAATGATTCCGCGGGTTGTACTTCCTGCCGTTGAAGAATTGACAAAAGAAGGCATCAATGTGGAATTGATCGACTTACGCTCTGTTCGTCCGATTGACTTCCCTGCAATCATTGAATCTGTTAAGAAAACAAATAGACTTGTTGTCGTAGAAGAAGCTTGGCCTTTGGCATCTATCTCTTCAGAGGTAGCATTCCGTGTGCAGAAAGATGCCTTCGATTACCTTGACGCACCTGTTATTCGCGTTACTTCTGCAGACGTTCCTCTTGGTTATGCACCTACTTTGGTAGAAGCGACATTACCAAGCGTTGCAAAAGTGGTAAAAGCCGTAAAAGAAGTGTCCTACTTGAAAAAGTAA
- a CDS encoding S41 family peptidase, whose amino-acid sequence MNYKKSLVWQALLYSSFLFSSAQAQQKETLLLRSPSISDKHISFVYAGDIWIADKNGGNPRQLTVNPGVEQNPMFSPDGQQVAFTGNYDGNNDVYVVSIYGGTPKRVTFHPSSDVLRGWLNNNEVYFTTTREFTYSLGSRLYKSSLSSDVSTALPMPEAYQGSPSKDGRYWAYIKNTDPTERDRVAFKRYRGGGMPSIWIFDTQTKEVEAIPGERSNDVKPVWLGDKVFFLSDRDKIVNIYSYDTKTKKVEKITNYKDYDVRTLNGNGNELTFEYDGRVHILNIANNKVNSLAIQVNVDAMYKRPHYIDMGKDIRSYTISPTGQRALFENRGEIFSVPKEKGDARNISNSPGSHERYPSWSPNGKWISFISDKNGKYELVLRDQMAKDDPIYISLGQTSFYFQPTWSPDSKKLFYNDAHLNLYYVDIETKKITLVDNDKLASVTGRTSNHFQPAWSYDSNWISYVKSLNNGVRTLFMYNLETKQQTQITDGMSAVNQPTFSRDGKYLFFTASTNVGLTNSGLHMSAYEKNVSFNVYAFLLSKDTPSIFKNESDEEKVAEDKKEDKKADKKEDAKADKKKDDDKDAKKDASKEDDKKPKVKVDLDDINSRIVALPLQPGYYSLDGSTENMLTYMRGRSIGVYDLVKLEDKTIVDNANGFEISADGKKMIYSNNREYFIVAAGQKPAPGSGKIEFKDIKQLVDPVAEWKQVFNEVWSMQKEFFYVENMHGVDWNAVKTKYAKFLPYVGHRSDLGYLLNEMMGEMVVGHNYIYPGDQPSSPSVNTGTLGADLEATSNGYKINKIYTRLDWNPSFKAPLAEPGLNIKEGEYIVAVNGIPVNADINLYQLLENAVDKQVTLKVNATASLEGAREVIVKPISFSDEVALRRMEWVEANRRKVDAMSNGKIAYVYMPNTGGEGYTYFNRYYFSQMDKKALLLDERNNGGGSVADYVIDLLSRELISGWKIRDGKSFTTPGNGIFGPKAMIINENAGSGGDMMPYMFRFKGLGKLVGRTTMGILVGISGYPPLLDGGSITSPNFGIFDRDGNYIIENEGVAPDVFVEQMPKDLLEGRDPQLEKTVNLLLEEMKTYPYKELKDPKDPIRVK is encoded by the coding sequence ATGAATTACAAAAAATCTTTGGTTTGGCAAGCCCTACTCTACTCGAGTTTCTTGTTTTCCAGCGCTCAGGCACAACAGAAGGAAACCTTGTTGTTGCGCAGTCCAAGTATAAGCGATAAGCATATTTCTTTTGTATATGCTGGTGATATATGGATCGCCGATAAAAACGGCGGCAATCCGCGTCAATTGACGGTAAACCCAGGCGTTGAACAGAACCCTATGTTTTCACCCGATGGACAGCAGGTTGCATTCACGGGGAATTATGACGGTAATAACGATGTTTATGTGGTGTCTATTTACGGAGGAACCCCTAAACGCGTGACGTTCCATCCTTCATCCGATGTATTGCGTGGTTGGTTAAACAATAATGAAGTCTATTTTACGACAACCCGTGAGTTTACCTATTCTTTAGGGTCACGATTGTACAAATCGTCATTGTCATCCGATGTTTCAACAGCGCTACCTATGCCAGAGGCTTACCAAGGTAGTCCCTCAAAAGATGGCCGCTACTGGGCTTATATCAAAAATACAGACCCTACGGAGCGGGATCGGGTGGCTTTCAAACGTTACCGAGGAGGTGGAATGCCCTCTATTTGGATTTTTGATACACAAACTAAGGAGGTCGAGGCCATTCCCGGTGAGCGTAGCAATGATGTCAAACCGGTTTGGTTAGGTGACAAAGTGTTTTTCCTCTCGGATCGCGACAAGATCGTCAATATCTACAGTTACGATACAAAAACCAAAAAAGTCGAGAAGATAACAAACTACAAAGATTACGATGTACGTACATTAAACGGCAACGGTAATGAGCTTACTTTTGAGTATGATGGTCGCGTACATATTCTGAACATCGCCAACAATAAAGTAAACAGTTTGGCTATTCAGGTTAATGTAGATGCGATGTACAAGCGTCCGCACTATATCGATATGGGCAAAGATATCCGCTCCTATACGATATCCCCTACCGGACAACGCGCGCTTTTCGAAAATCGTGGAGAGATATTCTCTGTGCCGAAGGAAAAAGGTGATGCGCGAAATATCTCCAATTCGCCTGGTTCGCATGAGCGATATCCGTCTTGGTCGCCCAATGGAAAATGGATTTCCTTTATATCCGATAAAAACGGGAAGTATGAATTGGTTTTACGGGATCAAATGGCAAAAGATGATCCTATCTATATCAGCTTAGGACAAACGTCTTTTTATTTTCAGCCAACCTGGTCTCCAGATTCCAAGAAGCTTTTCTACAATGATGCGCACCTCAACCTGTATTATGTAGATATTGAAACCAAAAAGATCACTTTGGTGGACAACGATAAATTGGCTTCTGTTACCGGTAGAACATCTAACCATTTCCAACCCGCTTGGTCATACGACTCGAATTGGATTTCTTACGTGAAAAGCCTAAATAATGGTGTACGCACGTTGTTTATGTACAATTTGGAGACAAAGCAGCAAACCCAGATTACCGATGGCATGAGTGCTGTAAATCAACCCACATTTAGCCGCGATGGTAAATATCTGTTCTTTACAGCGAGCACCAATGTAGGGTTGACAAATTCTGGTCTGCATATGTCTGCTTACGAAAAGAATGTAAGCTTTAATGTATATGCATTTTTACTTTCTAAAGATACACCGTCTATTTTCAAGAACGAAAGCGATGAAGAGAAGGTAGCGGAGGACAAAAAAGAAGATAAGAAAGCGGATAAAAAAGAAGATGCAAAGGCTGATAAGAAGAAAGACGACGATAAAGATGCAAAGAAAGATGCGAGCAAAGAGGATGATAAGAAGCCTAAGGTCAAAGTAGATTTGGATGATATCAACAGCCGTATTGTGGCTTTGCCATTGCAACCAGGCTATTACAGTCTAGACGGAAGTACCGAAAACATGCTAACTTACATGCGCGGACGCTCGATTGGTGTATACGACTTGGTAAAACTGGAAGATAAGACTATTGTTGATAATGCGAATGGCTTTGAGATCAGTGCAGATGGCAAGAAGATGATATACAGCAACAACCGCGAGTACTTTATCGTGGCGGCAGGCCAGAAGCCAGCGCCAGGAAGCGGAAAGATTGAATTCAAGGATATCAAGCAGCTGGTTGATCCGGTAGCAGAATGGAAGCAAGTATTCAACGAAGTTTGGAGCATGCAGAAGGAATTTTTCTATGTAGAGAATATGCATGGTGTGGACTGGAATGCTGTTAAAACAAAGTATGCGAAGTTTTTACCGTACGTAGGACATCGGTCTGACTTAGGCTATCTATTGAATGAAATGATGGGCGAAATGGTCGTAGGGCACAACTACATCTATCCTGGCGATCAACCATCGAGTCCTTCTGTCAATACAGGTACCTTGGGTGCGGATTTGGAAGCTACATCCAATGGATATAAGATTAATAAAATCTACACACGTTTGGATTGGAATCCTTCCTTCAAAGCGCCATTGGCCGAACCGGGTTTAAATATCAAAGAAGGCGAATACATAGTCGCTGTCAATGGTATTCCTGTAAATGCAGATATTAACCTTTATCAACTGTTGGAGAATGCTGTCGACAAGCAGGTAACGTTGAAGGTAAACGCTACGGCATCCCTTGAGGGCGCTCGCGAGGTGATCGTTAAGCCTATTTCCTTTAGTGATGAGGTAGCCTTGCGTAGAATGGAATGGGTGGAAGCAAACCGAAGAAAGGTCGATGCAATGAGTAACGGAAAGATAGCCTATGTCTATATGCCAAATACCGGCGGCGAAGGCTATACTTATTTTAATCGTTACTATTTCTCCCAAATGGACAAAAAAGCTCTTCTGCTCGACGAGCGTAATAATGGTGGCGGTTCGGTAGCGGACTATGTGATCGACTTGCTTTCCCGAGAGCTTATTTCCGGATGGAAGATTCGTGATGGAAAGAGCTTTACCACGCCAGGAAATGGAATTTTTGGCCCTAAGGCGATGATCATTAACGAGAATGCGGGTTCTGGTGGCGATATGATGCCTTACATGTTCCGCTTCAAGGGATTAGGTAAGTTAGTTGGCCGCACAACGATGGGTATTCTTGTCGGTATCTCAGGCTATCCTCCGCTGTTGGATGGTGGTAGTATCACCTCCCCTAACTTTGGCATCTTTGATCGGGATGGTAACTACATCATCGAAAACGAAGGTGTTGCACCAGATGTCTTTGTGGAGCAAATGCCGAAAGACCTACTTGAAGGCAGAGATCCGCAATTGGAAAAGACGGTTAATCTCCTGCTGGAGGAAATGAAAACTTATCCGTATAAAGAATTAAAGGATCCCAAAGATCCTATTCGGGTAAAATAA
- a CDS encoding nucleoside phosphorylase-I family protein — protein sequence MNILVVAATQAEIQPSIAFLEEQDIPFLISGVGMLATVYTLTKSLQTIKPDLIVQVGIGGILDSDDELGAVYQIVEDEIFAFGAEDHERFLPIAELGFGEGHFRQQLPPPPFAIPVTPQRRGITVNKVHGNTNSIEQLRHTYDEPIVESMEGVAAFFVAAQENIPVLQFRATSNYIEPRNRGAWQIGPAIKNLNVFLQELLNYLS from the coding sequence ATGAATATACTTGTTGTTGCAGCTACCCAAGCGGAAATACAGCCATCTATCGCTTTTCTTGAGGAACAGGACATTCCTTTCCTGATAAGCGGCGTGGGCATGCTTGCTACCGTTTATACGCTGACTAAATCGCTCCAAACAATTAAACCCGATTTAATTGTACAGGTGGGAATAGGAGGGATTCTTGACAGCGATGACGAATTGGGCGCTGTTTACCAAATTGTGGAAGACGAAATCTTCGCCTTTGGTGCTGAAGATCACGAACGCTTTCTCCCTATTGCCGAATTGGGCTTCGGGGAAGGTCACTTTAGACAACAATTGCCGCCACCGCCTTTCGCAATACCAGTCACTCCACAACGACGAGGCATCACCGTAAATAAAGTGCATGGCAACACCAACAGTATTGAGCAGTTACGGCATACATACGATGAGCCCATTGTTGAATCGATGGAGGGCGTAGCTGCATTTTTTGTTGCGGCACAGGAGAACATTCCTGTCCTACAGTTTCGAGCAACGTCAAATTATATTGAACCCCGAAACAGGGGGGCATGGCAAATCGGCCCAGCTATAAAAAATTTGAACGTGTTCTTACAGGAACTCCTTAACTATCTGTCATAA
- a CDS encoding putative signal transducing protein: protein MEKGWVKIATYSNELTAELAKLALEQNGVMAVLLNKQDSSLKFGRIELFVQENDQIKAAEIMETNDTNGLNEN, encoded by the coding sequence ATGGAAAAAGGCTGGGTAAAGATAGCTACCTATTCGAACGAATTGACCGCAGAGTTAGCGAAGCTTGCGCTGGAGCAAAATGGCGTTATGGCCGTCTTATTAAATAAGCAGGACTCTTCCCTGAAGTTTGGTAGGATCGAACTCTTCGTGCAGGAAAATGATCAAATCAAGGCAGCTGAAATAATGGAAACGAACGACACCAACGGACTGAATGAAAACTAG
- a CDS encoding DUF2461 domain-containing protein: MNIEKQTFDFLKQLKENNDREWFQANREAYEAALANVKAFITALIKELSSFDPHINTDIQAGKCLFRIYRDTRFSKDKTPYKNWFAAGISVDGRKLDGPEYYLHIEPGKNFLAAGYWRPEKQHLDSIRQEIDYNFTGLEEALQQGGWSVDDLSSEDKLKRAPAGYNEDDPHIDVLKLKSFILYQPFDDKQLCSAKGLELLVDTAKRILPFKSFIHEALDQ, translated from the coding sequence ATGAATATAGAAAAACAAACGTTCGACTTTCTTAAGCAGTTGAAAGAGAATAACGATAGGGAGTGGTTTCAAGCAAATAGGGAAGCTTATGAGGCAGCCTTAGCCAATGTGAAAGCATTTATCACGGCATTGATCAAAGAGCTTTCCTCCTTCGATCCACATATCAATACGGATATACAGGCTGGAAAGTGTCTCTTTCGGATTTATCGAGATACCCGCTTCTCCAAAGATAAGACTCCCTACAAAAACTGGTTTGCTGCTGGTATTTCCGTTGACGGACGTAAATTGGACGGGCCGGAATACTATCTGCATATCGAGCCGGGAAAAAACTTTCTAGCAGCGGGCTACTGGCGTCCCGAGAAGCAACACTTGGATAGCATTCGTCAAGAGATAGACTATAACTTTACTGGCCTTGAAGAGGCTCTTCAGCAGGGCGGATGGTCCGTGGATGATTTATCATCAGAAGATAAATTGAAGCGGGCCCCAGCCGGTTACAATGAGGATGATCCACATATTGATGTGCTCAAGCTCAAAAGCTTTATTCTGTACCAGCCTTTCGACGATAAGCAACTATGCAGTGCTAAAGGTTTAGAGCTTCTTGTGGATACGGCCAAGCGAATTTTACCATTCAAGAGTTTTATACACGAAGCCCTGGATCAATAA
- a CDS encoding phosphatidate cytidylyltransferase: MKTRAITGFFFIAVLIAAVLLGPYVFIPFFTVLGVYSVYEFYKMVQTEQSTPLLWTGIFSALAGLTVLGAVLLGFIPETSLLLAFSFAFVLYITALFRKTNSAIQDIAYTLFGLLYAAVPFGIFICLGFVTGIYNPYIPLGFLILLWTNDTGAYLAGKSFGRRKLFERISPNKTWEGFIGGLVLAVVVSLNLARYFDALLSWQWLVLALIIGSFGTLGDLVESMLKRNTGVKDSGNILPGHGGLLDRFDGLLMAAPLVYLFLKFFVF, translated from the coding sequence ATGAAAACTAGGGCGATAACTGGCTTCTTTTTTATTGCTGTCCTGATTGCGGCTGTATTGTTGGGGCCTTATGTGTTTATACCATTTTTTACGGTATTAGGTGTGTACAGCGTCTATGAATTTTACAAGATGGTGCAAACAGAGCAGTCAACACCCTTGCTGTGGACAGGGATTTTCTCGGCGCTGGCCGGATTAACCGTACTTGGTGCTGTTTTGCTTGGATTTATCCCAGAAACAAGTCTATTATTGGCCTTCTCGTTCGCTTTTGTGCTATACATTACCGCCTTGTTTAGAAAAACAAACTCAGCGATTCAGGACATCGCATATACTTTGTTTGGCCTGCTTTATGCCGCGGTTCCCTTTGGTATATTTATATGCTTGGGTTTCGTGACGGGGATATACAACCCCTATATTCCCTTGGGTTTCCTAATATTGCTTTGGACAAATGATACCGGCGCGTATTTGGCAGGAAAAAGCTTCGGCAGAAGGAAACTCTTCGAACGTATTTCGCCTAACAAAACATGGGAGGGCTTTATCGGAGGTTTGGTATTGGCTGTGGTCGTTTCGCTGAATCTCGCACGCTATTTCGATGCGCTATTAAGTTGGCAGTGGTTGGTGTTGGCGCTGATAATAGGCTCGTTCGGTACCCTAGGTGATCTTGTGGAATCCATGCTTAAACGTAATACTGGCGTGAAAGATTCTGGAAATATCCTGCCCGGGCACGGCGGTCTTTTGGATCGATTTGATGGTCTTTTAATGGCTGCTCCTTTGGTGTATTTATTTCTGAAATTCTTTGTATTTTAA
- a CDS encoding CPBP family intramembrane glutamic endopeptidase: MNTTDGSIKNPWVDLFQLFVWLLICTIGMQVVLLITALIFGKELSDLAVIIPNRGPDFFSYLALASGSLGTFLLPAYFFQQRRREFSLFPTDNPADWKRYIGPILFLFALAPLMNLIGEWNMHMQLPESLSKIEAWMRQQEDNMAQLTGQIVMTTSWKRLLLNIIVIGMLPAICEEFFFRGALQHIFKHILKNEHAAVWVVGFIFSVIHFQFYGFFPRFILGVIFGYAVLWTGNIWTAVLAHFVNNTSVVIIAFYFARQGKGYEALMEVDTYPIIMYLGSFVFSAMIGFAFYHYIKKEAIWKKAG, translated from the coding sequence ATGAATACGACGGACGGATCGATCAAAAATCCATGGGTAGATTTATTCCAGCTTTTTGTATGGCTGTTAATATGTACAATAGGGATGCAGGTCGTTTTGCTTATTACTGCTTTGATTTTCGGTAAAGAATTGAGCGATCTTGCCGTGATTATTCCGAATCGCGGACCAGATTTTTTCTCCTATTTGGCTTTGGCATCGGGCTCTCTGGGTACTTTTTTACTTCCCGCCTATTTTTTTCAACAGCGCCGGCGGGAGTTTTCCTTGTTTCCAACGGATAATCCTGCAGACTGGAAGCGCTATATAGGCCCTATCCTTTTTTTGTTTGCCTTGGCTCCTTTGATGAACCTGATCGGTGAGTGGAATATGCATATGCAACTTCCGGAATCCCTTTCGAAGATAGAAGCATGGATGCGTCAACAGGAAGATAATATGGCGCAGTTGACTGGGCAGATTGTGATGACAACAAGCTGGAAGCGCTTGCTCTTGAACATTATCGTCATAGGTATGCTTCCTGCTATCTGTGAAGAGTTTTTTTTTCGCGGAGCGTTGCAGCATATTTTTAAACACATTTTAAAGAATGAACATGCAGCTGTTTGGGTCGTTGGTTTTATTTTCAGTGTTATACATTTCCAATTTTATGGTTTTTTCCCACGGTTCATATTGGGTGTTATATTCGGTTACGCGGTGCTGTGGACAGGTAATATATGGACGGCTGTGCTTGCCCATTTTGTAAATAATACGAGCGTAGTAATAATTGCATTTTATTTTGCTCGCCAAGGAAAGGGGTATGAGGCACTCATGGAAGTCGACACTTATCCAATTATTATGTATCTTGGCAGCTTCGTTTTTAGTGCGATGATTGGATTCGCATTTTATCACTACATAAAAAAAGAAGCTATATGGAAAAAGGCTGGGTAA
- a CDS encoding anhydro-N-acetylmuramic acid kinase, translating into MDLSYFSTMNAQIERLYQIGKKQTRRIIGLMSGTSLDGLDIALCSISGSGTASSLVLEKFTTLPYDRIFRERVRSVFAKRQIDQQALCGLHAYVGEVHAHMINQALSDWQINASEVDLIASHGQTVYHAPRRLLQDPIYPNSTLQIGDADHIAVQTGIITLSDFRQKHLAAGGEGAPLAAYGDFLLFRSDKESRFLLNIGGIANFTFLPSKGSAAAAYATDVGPGNTLINQYMDAFFGREMDENAEEASKGSVNNPLLQHLLEESFFDEPFPKTTGPELFNLDFLRKALRNSGTEALSPQDVLATLTRFSAVTMTDAIKRQAVDLTEIAVYISGGGIHNPLMTTFIQDLLPEAKVASFEALNLNPDAKEACLFAILANETIAGKPENVTQIKDSPAVCMGKLSFPY; encoded by the coding sequence ATGGATTTATCGTATTTTAGTACAATGAACGCGCAGATCGAACGACTATATCAAATCGGTAAAAAGCAAACCCGACGCATTATCGGACTGATGTCTGGAACATCCTTAGATGGCTTGGATATCGCCTTGTGTAGCATATCCGGCAGCGGAACAGCGTCCAGCTTGGTCTTAGAAAAATTTACAACGCTGCCTTACGACCGCATTTTCAGGGAAAGGGTTCGTTCTGTTTTTGCGAAACGGCAAATCGACCAACAAGCGCTTTGCGGCCTTCACGCTTACGTGGGCGAAGTACATGCGCACATGATCAATCAGGCGCTTAGTGATTGGCAAATAAACGCTTCCGAGGTAGACCTTATCGCAAGTCATGGGCAAACCGTTTACCATGCGCCAAGAAGGCTTCTGCAGGATCCTATCTACCCCAATAGCACGCTGCAGATAGGTGATGCCGATCATATCGCTGTCCAAACAGGTATCATCACCTTGAGTGATTTCAGACAGAAACACCTCGCTGCAGGGGGAGAAGGGGCTCCGCTTGCCGCTTATGGCGATTTTCTACTCTTTCGTTCTGACAAAGAAAGTCGTTTTTTACTGAACATCGGTGGAATAGCCAATTTCACGTTTCTTCCAAGCAAGGGAAGTGCTGCTGCTGCATACGCAACAGATGTAGGTCCGGGAAACACCTTGATAAACCAGTATATGGATGCTTTTTTTGGTAGAGAAATGGATGAGAATGCCGAGGAAGCTAGCAAAGGCTCTGTAAACAACCCTTTACTTCAGCATTTATTGGAAGAAAGTTTCTTCGATGAGCCCTTCCCTAAAACGACAGGACCAGAATTATTTAACCTAGATTTCTTACGTAAGGCACTGCGAAATTCGGGCACAGAAGCTTTGTCTCCGCAGGATGTTTTGGCAACGTTGACGCGATTTTCCGCGGTCACAATGACAGATGCCATAAAAAGACAAGCCGTAGATCTTACCGAAATAGCCGTCTATATCAGTGGGGGCGGCATACATAATCCGCTTATGACAACATTCATCCAAGATCTTCTACCGGAAGCCAAGGTGGCTTCATTCGAGGCATTGAACTTGAATCCAGATGCGAAGGAAGCTTGTCTATTCGCCATTTTGGCGAACGAAACGATTGCCGGAAAACCAGAAAACGTGACACAGATTAAAGATTCACCGGCAGTTTGTATGGGCAAACTATCTTTTCCTTATTGA
- a CDS encoding 6-pyruvoyl trahydropterin synthase family protein: MIYITRRERFCAAHKLFREDWSTAQNEAVFGKCSNPNWHGHNYELFVTVKGEVNPETGFLIDLKKMKQIMLREVIDKLDHKNVNLDVDFMAGKRASTEVIAIAIFDVLRPCFEQEGVTLHAVKLYETENNFVEYFG, encoded by the coding sequence ATGATCTATATCACAAGACGCGAAAGATTCTGCGCAGCACATAAGTTGTTTCGCGAAGATTGGTCGACAGCACAAAATGAAGCCGTATTCGGAAAATGTTCTAACCCAAACTGGCATGGACATAACTATGAGCTTTTTGTCACGGTGAAGGGCGAAGTAAATCCTGAGACGGGCTTTCTTATCGACCTGAAGAAGATGAAACAAATTATGCTGCGCGAGGTGATTGATAAGTTAGATCATAAAAACGTGAACCTGGACGTGGATTTCATGGCAGGAAAGAGAGCATCCACAGAGGTTATCGCTATAGCGATCTTCGATGTTCTTCGCCCATGTTTCGAGCAGGAAGGGGTTACTTTGCATGCCGTTAAGCTGTACGAAACGGAAAACAATTTTGTGGAGTATTTTGGTTGA
- a CDS encoding DUF6263 family protein has product MKKYFVTGIALCLGFVSFAQKAVDFKLNPEIGKPINMLMQVKTDVEGPQSMIMDMNMKMVMTATEKQDENFKIETVTKAVKVDVDAGMMNMSYNSEEEPKDEMAKMMGSQFEKIINQVITVILTPKGKTVDVILPEGIGQGMDKTSFASISTPLPENPVAVGATWQHSADMGENPLISKTETTSTFKEENENGYVIDVVGKLLDDSSNEVGSVIGSYVLDKKTLVTKNADVKTSIEVQGTKVISDVVLTVQ; this is encoded by the coding sequence ATGAAAAAATACTTCGTTACGGGAATAGCCCTTTGTCTCGGATTCGTTTCTTTCGCCCAAAAGGCCGTTGATTTCAAATTAAACCCCGAAATTGGCAAACCCATAAATATGCTGATGCAAGTTAAAACCGATGTGGAAGGACCGCAAAGTATGATTATGGACATGAATATGAAAATGGTCATGACAGCTACGGAAAAACAGGATGAAAATTTTAAGATCGAAACTGTCACAAAGGCTGTAAAGGTAGATGTTGATGCGGGAATGATGAATATGTCTTACAATTCGGAAGAAGAGCCAAAAGATGAAATGGCCAAGATGATGGGCTCGCAGTTCGAGAAGATCATTAATCAAGTCATCACTGTAATATTGACACCAAAAGGCAAAACGGTTGACGTAATCCTACCGGAAGGTATTGGGCAAGGAATGGATAAAACCTCCTTTGCAAGTATCTCTACACCGCTTCCAGAAAATCCAGTCGCTGTTGGTGCAACTTGGCAACATAGCGCAGATATGGGTGAAAATCCACTTATATCCAAAACAGAAACAACGTCTACGTTTAAAGAAGAAAACGAAAATGGTTACGTTATCGATGTCGTCGGAAAACTATTAGACGATTCATCCAACGAAGTAGGTAGCGTAATCGGATCCTATGTGTTGGATAAAAAGACACTTGTTACAAAAAACGCAGATGTAAAAACATCGATTGAAGTCCAAGGAACCAAAGTAATCAGTGATGTGGTATTGACGGTGCAATAG
- the gcvH gene encoding glycine cleavage system protein GcvH yields the protein MNFPAELKYTKDHEWIRVEGDEAVIGITDFAQRELGDIVFVDISTVGEEIAENEVFGTVEAVKTVSDLFMPVKSTVLAVNDAIDSSPELVNTDPYGDGWIIRVKLSDVADVEALLSADQYKAEINA from the coding sequence ATGAATTTCCCAGCAGAATTAAAATACACTAAAGATCACGAATGGATTCGTGTGGAAGGTGACGAAGCCGTTATCGGTATCACTGATTTCGCGCAGCGCGAATTAGGGGATATCGTGTTTGTCGATATTAGCACCGTAGGTGAAGAGATCGCAGAGAACGAAGTTTTTGGCACTGTAGAAGCTGTTAAAACGGTTTCTGATCTTTTTATGCCTGTTAAGTCAACAGTTTTAGCTGTTAATGATGCTATTGATTCTTCACCTGAGTTAGTAAATACAGATCCTTATGGAGATGGCTGGATCATCCGCGTAAAATTGTCTGATGTAGCTGATGTAGAAGCACTATTGTCTGCAGATCAATACAAAGCTGAAATAAACGCATAG